One stretch of Thermodesulfobacteriota bacterium DNA includes these proteins:
- a CDS encoding type II toxin-antitoxin system HicB family antitoxin yields the protein MKFPVVIHKDKNSDYGVTFPDLPGCFSAGDTIEEALANAQEAAECHIEGILLDSEPIPVATTIEKHKNKKEFQNGIWAIVDVDLSKLSLKSKRINITMPERLLNSVDYFAKKHGETRSGLLSQAVTEYMSSHQ from the coding sequence ATGAAATTCCCAGTTGTAATCCATAAAGACAAAAATTCAGATTATGGCGTTACTTTTCCTGACTTACCGGGCTGTTTTTCTGCAGGTGACACAATCGAAGAGGCTTTAGCAAATGCCCAAGAAGCCGCAGAATGCCATATCGAGGGTATTCTACTTGATTCTGAGCCTATCCCAGTTGCCACCACCATTGAAAAGCATAAAAACAAAAAAGAATTTCAAAACGGTATCTGGGCAATCGTTGACGTCGATCTAAGTAAATTGTCCCTTAAATCAAAAAGAATCAATATCACCATGCCGGAAAGGTTATTGAATTCTGTAGATTATTTTGCCAAGAAGCATGGAGAAACACGTTCGGGGCTTTTGAGTCAAGCCGTTACTGAATACATGTCATCACATCAATAA
- a CDS encoding dihydroorotate dehydrogenase, with protein sequence MSNLSVNIGGVRLANPVMTASGTFGYGREFEPFLDLNRLGGIIVKGISLKPSAGNPPPRIVETACGMLNAIGLENVGLEAFVSDKLPFLKTLSCRVFVNIYGREVEDYAALAEALDGVEGISGLEINISCPNVKAGGIAFGVDPASAAKVVAAVRKRTAYHLMVKLSPNVSDIAAIARSVADSGADAVSLINTLTGMAVDIRTRRPKLANITGGLSGPAIKPVALRMVWETARKVGIPVIGIGGIMTTEDALEFLIAGATAVQVGTASFINPRAAVDIIDGIDRYLSDNGIASVNDIIGSLET encoded by the coding sequence ATGAGCAACTTATCGGTCAATATCGGCGGGGTAAGACTGGCCAATCCGGTCATGACCGCTTCGGGTACCTTCGGCTACGGCCGGGAGTTTGAGCCTTTTCTGGACCTGAACCGCCTGGGCGGCATCATCGTCAAAGGCATATCGCTCAAACCATCCGCCGGGAATCCGCCGCCCCGGATCGTGGAGACCGCCTGCGGCATGCTCAATGCCATCGGCCTGGAAAATGTCGGGCTGGAGGCCTTTGTCAGCGACAAACTCCCGTTTTTGAAAACCCTCTCCTGTCGCGTTTTCGTCAATATTTATGGCCGCGAGGTGGAGGATTACGCCGCCCTGGCCGAAGCCCTGGATGGCGTGGAAGGGATCAGCGGGCTGGAAATCAACATCTCCTGTCCCAACGTCAAGGCCGGCGGCATCGCCTTCGGCGTGGATCCGGCATCGGCCGCGAAGGTGGTGGCCGCGGTCCGGAAACGGACGGCCTATCATTTGATGGTCAAGCTCTCCCCCAACGTCAGCGACATCGCGGCCATTGCCCGGAGCGTGGCCGACTCCGGGGCCGACGCCGTGTCCCTGATCAATACCCTGACCGGCATGGCGGTGGATATCCGCACCCGGCGGCCGAAGCTGGCCAACATCACCGGCGGCCTGTCCGGTCCGGCCATCAAACCGGTGGCCCTGCGCATGGTCTGGGAAACCGCCCGCAAGGTCGGCATCCCGGTGATCGGCATCGGCGGCATCATGACCACCGAGGACGCCCTGGAGTTTCTCATTGCCGGCGCCACGGCCGTTCAGGTGGGTACGGCCAGTTTCATCAATCCCCGGGCCGCCGTGGACATTATCGACGGCATCGACCGGTATCTGTCCGACAACGGCATCGCCTCGGTGAACGATATCATCGGCTCCCTGGAGACGTAG